CCACCGTGAGCATCAGGCCCTGTTGAACGAATTAATCCAGAGCGCGCTGCAGCGCTACGCCGTGGGGCAGGCGACGCAGCAGGAAAGCCTCAAGGCCCAGGTGGAGCTCTCCACGCTGCACGCAAGTCTGTTGACCCTTGAACAAGAACAGCAGAGTCTGCGCATCGAACTCAACACCCTGGCGGGCCGTCCCGATGACCCGTTGTTCTTCGGCACGGCGCAGATCGACTATCAATCGGTCGCGGCCGGTCTCGATGCATTGGAGGCGCGTGCTCTCGATCAACGCCCGGAACTCCAAGCGGCCGGCCGCATGGTGGCGCGCCAGGAGGAGACTGTGGCGCTGGCGCGGCGGGCGTGGTGGCCCGACTTCATGACGGAGGTCTCCTACTGGGACGTCCAGGATGGGCCCAATCGCTGGATGCTCACGGGCAAGATGACGCTCCCCTGGGTGGCGGCCGGGAAATACCGGGCAAAGGTCGCGGAGGAAGTGGCGGGTCGGGCACGGGCCGCGGCCGAGGTGGATGCCGTCCGGAACGACACCGTCTCCAGGGTCCGCGATGCGTTCCTCAAGCTCAATACCGCACAGTCGCTGATCGAGCTCTATCGCGGCGGCATCATCGCTCAAGCCGAACAAGGGCTGGAGTCGGCGCGTATCGCGTACATGACCGGGAGGACCGATTTTCTCAATGTGATCGATGCGGAGCGCCGGTTGCGCGACGTGAGGCTCGCGGCGGACGTGGCGCTCGCTGATTGGGCCGAGCAACGCGCTGAACTGGAACGAGTGGTTGGACTCGATCTTTTATAACGAGAAAGGAATGGACACCATGACAGCACGAGCACGACGAACGATCTCGGGAACATTGTTGGGCTTCCTCGGCGGTGTGGCCACCGCCCTGGCTGTAGTCGCGGGGTGGTGGCTGTGGTCGGACCGCCCTCTGGCTGCCTCCGGGGACGTGGAGCGCTCAGGAGCCATGGCGAACATGTCCGACATGGAGGGCATGGACATGTCGGGTGGCAGCATGGCTCAAGCCCCCGTCACACTGACGCCCGCGCGGCGCCAGAGCATCGGGGTCAAGACCGGCGTCGTCGAAACACGTCCGTTCGAGAAGACGGTCCGTGCCGTCGGCACCGTGGCGTATGACGAACGGCATGTCAAGCAGGTCAATCTGCGGGTCGCGGGGTGGGTCACCAAGCTGGCCGCGAATTTCACCGGCCAGTTCGTGCGGGCCGGGGAGCCGTTACTGACCATTTACAGTCCCGAGCTGGCAGCGACCCAGGACGAGTACCGTCTGGCGCTCCGTACCCGCGCGCGGCTGGGCCAGTCGGTGATGGAGCCCATTCGAACCGGGGCCGACGAGCAGGTCGTGGCCGCACGCTCGCGGCTGCGGCTCCTCAACCTGAGCGACGAGCAGATCGCGTCGCTGGGCGAAGCGGCCCCCAGCGCTGAAACCACCCTGGTCGCTCCGCTCTCCGGCGTCATCACCAAAAAGATGGCGCTTCAAGGCATGTACGCGACCCCCGAGATGCCCCTGTACGAGATCGCGGACCTTTCGACGGTGTGGGTCTACGCGGACGTTTACGAGCAGGATCTGCCCTTGATCGCTCTGGGCCAGACGGCCGCGGTGACGTTGGCGGCCTATCCCGGAGAGCAATTTGAGGGGCGCGTCGTCTTCATCGACCCGGCGCTTTCGCCTGAAACGCGGACCACCAGGGTCCGGACGGAGTTCGCGAATCCCGATCTTCGGCTCAAGCCCGGCATGTATGGCGACGTCACGATCCACGTGAGGAAAAAACCCGTGCTGGCCGTGCCGCGCGAGGCCGTGCTCGATTCAGGCACCAAGACGCTTGCGTTCCTGGACGCGGGGGACGGGCGTTTCGAGCCGCGCGAAATCAAGACCGGCCGCACGTTCGACGGCTACACCGAGGTGATCGAGGGGCTGCAAGCGGGCGACAAGGTCGTGACCTCGGGAACGTTCCTGATCGATTCCGAGAGCAGGCTGATGGCGGCGACCAACATGATGGGGGCGCTCGGCATGGGCGGTATCAAGATGGAGCAGGCCCAGATGGGCGAGATGGATATGGGCGGGATGCCGGGCATGGCCGGGATGGAGGACATGAAGGGCATGGAGGGCATGGAGGGCAATGACATGAAGGGTATGCCCGGCATGCCCATGGGAGCTGCCGCGACGCCGTCCGCTCAGACGATCGGCGGGGTCACGCTCTCCCTGGAGACCGATCCCGCGCCTGCCCAAAAAGGCGACAACACGGTGCGGGTGACGGTTCGCGCCAACAACAAGCCGGTGACGGACGCCGTGGTCACGGTGGCGTACACCATGGCCATGCCGGGCATGGAGGTGGAGACCGTGAAAGCGACCCACACCAAGGACGGGGTCTATGAGGCGGTCGTAGATCTGGGGATGAGGGGCGCGTGGACCATTGACGCGACCGTGGCGCGAGGCAATTCCAAGCCCGTGACCGCGCAGTTCACCGTGCACGCCGGGAAATAACGTGATCAACCGCATCATCGCGTGGAGCGCCGGGAACCCGTTCCTGCTCGGGCTCGCGGCCATCGGGCTGTCGGTGTGGGGCGCCTGGGCCGTGGTCCACACCCCGGTGGACGCGTTGCCTGACTTGTCGGATGTCCAGGTCATCATCTACACCACCTGGGAGGGACGCAGCCCGAATCTGGTCGAAGATCAGATCACCTACCCGCTGGTGACCAGCATGCTCGGCGCCCCGCACGTGCGATCGGTGCGCGGGGTGTCGGATTTCGGATTTTCGTACGTCTACGTGATCTTCGAGGATCGGACCGATCTCTATTGGGCGCGCAGCCGCGTGCTGGAGTACCTCAGTAAGATCAGCGGGCGCTTGCCGGACGGCGTCACACCCATTCTGGGTCCCGACGCCACCGGCGTGGGATGGGTGTATCAGTACGCGCTGGTCGACACGACGGGACGGCACGACCTAGCCGAGCTGCGCTCGTTTCAGGATTGGTTCCTCCGTTATCAACTCCAGGCGGTTCCGGGCGTGGCCGAGGTGGCGTCGGTGGGCGGGTTCGTCAAGCAGTACCAGATCGCGGTCGATCCCAACAAGTTGCTGGCGTACCGCATGCCGCTCTCCCGCGTGATCGAGGCGGTACGGATGAGCAACAACGACGTGGGCGGCCGCGCAATCGAGATGGCGGAACGCGAATACATGATTCGCGGCCGCGGGTATCTGCAATCGATCGACGACTTGGCGCTGGTGGCGCTGGGCGCGGATCAATCCGGGACCCCGATCCTTCTGCGCGATGTGGCCGCGATCGCGCTCGGACCCGAGATGCGCCGCGGTGTCGTGGAACTCAACGGCGAAGGCGAGGTCGTGGGCGGCGTGGTGGTCATGCGCTACGGGGAGAACGCGCTCGCGGTGATCGATCGCGTCAAAGCCAAGCTGGCCCAACTCGCGCCGGCCTTTCCCGAGGGCGTCGAGGTCGCGACCACCTACGACCGGTCGGACCTGATCCAGCGCGCGATCGCCACCTTGCGCGAGAAGTTGCTGGAGGTCACGGTCGTCGTCAGCCTGGTCTGCCTCGTGTTCCTGTTCCACTTTCGATCAGCCTTGGTCGCCATTCTCACGCTGCCGCTCGCGCTTCTCCTCTCCTTTATCGCCATGCAGGCCCTGGGCCTGACCTCCAACATCATGTCGTTGGGCGGCATCGCCATCGCGGTGGGAGCCATGGTGGACGCCGCGATCGTGATGATCGAAAACGCTCACCGGCGACTGGAGCACGATGAGTTGGCCGCCACCGACGCACGGCGACGGCGAGAAATCATTATTGCAGCTGCCAAAGAAGTCGGGTGCCCGCTGTTCTTCTCGCTGTTGATCATCACCGTGTCGTTCTTGCCCGTGTTCACCTTGGAAGCGCAAGAGGGTCGGCTGTTCAAACCGCTGGCCTTCACCAAGACCTTTGCGATGTTCTTCGCGTCCATGCTCTCGATCACGCTCGTCCCGCTCTTGATGGTGGCCTGGATCCGAGGGCGCATCACGCCGGCCGCCAAGAACCCGGTGAACCGGGCGCTCGTCGCCGTGTACGCCCCCGTGGCGCGGCTGGCGCTGCGCCACGGAGCCGTGGTGGTGGTCATCGCGGTGGTGCTGGTCGCCGCCGCGGTTCCGATCTATCGCGCGCTGGGGTCCGAGTTCATGCCCCCCCTCAACGAGGGGACCATCCTCTATATGCCGACCGCGTTGCCCGGGATTTCCATCACCAAAGCCACCCAGGTGCTCCAACAACAGGATGCGCTGTTGAAGACCATTCCCGAGGTCGAGACGGTGTTCGGCAAGATCGGTCGCGCCGACACCGCGACCGATCCCGCGCCGCTGTCCATGGCCGAAACTACGATCACGCTCAAACCCGAATCGGAATGGCGTCCCGGGATGACGTGGGACGGCCTGATCGCGGAGATGGACCGGTTGGTGCGCTTTCCCGGCATGCCGAATATCTGGTGGATGCCGATCCAGACCCGTACCGAGATGTTGGCTACCGGGGTGCGCAGTGCGGTGGGGGTCAAGATCTTGGGCCGCGATCTGGCCGAGATCGACCGGGTGGGCCAGGAAATCGAAGGGGCGCTGGCCGATCTGCCCGGCACGCGCAGCGCGTTTGCGGAGCGGGTGACCGGCGGCTACTACCTCGACATCGGAGTTGACCGGGGGCAGGCTGCGCGGTACGGCCTCACGGTCGGCGACGTCGAACACGTGATCGAGGCGGCCATCGGGGGCGTCAATGTGACGACCACGGTGGAGGGTCGCGAGCGGTACCCGGTCAACGTGCGATACCCCCGTGGGTTGCGGGAGGACCCGGAGAGCCTCTCGCGCGTGCTGGTGCCGACGCCCAGCGGAGCCGCGGTGCCGCTGGGCCAGCTCGCCACCATCGAGGCCACGATGGGACCCTCGATGGTCCGCGATGAGAACGGTTCGCTGTCAGGGATCGTCTACGTGGACGTGGCGGGCCGCGACCTGGCGGGCTACGTGAAGGACGCCAAGCAACGAGTCGCCGAGCGGGTGACGCTCCCCACCGGCACCTCGCTGGTCTGGGCAGGTTCCTACGAATACCTGTTGCGGGCGCAAGACCGGATGAAGATCGTGGTCCCGGTCACGCTGCTGCTCGTCTTCGTGTTGCTGTACCTGAACTTTCGGTCGGTGGCGCAAACCCTGATCGTCCTGCTCTCGATCCCGTTTGCGGTGGTGGGCAGCGTGTTGTTGCTGGGCCTGCTCCACTACAACCTCAGCGTCGCGGTGTGGGTGGGAATCATTGCGCTGGCCGGCGTGGCCGCAGAGACGGGGGTGGTCATGCTCATCTACCTGGACGAGGCCTACCAGCGGTGGCGACGCGAAGGGAGGCTACGCAGCCGAACCGATCTGCTCGAGAGCGTGATCGAAGGCGCGGTGCTGCGCGTGCGGCCGGTGGTGATGACGGTGTCGGCCATTGTGTTCGGGCTCGTGCCGATCATGTGGAGCCACGGAGCAGGCGCGGACGTGATGAAACGCATCGCCGCACCCATGATCGGCGGCATGGTCACGTCCACGCTCCTGACGTTGATTGTGATCCCGGTGATCTATTTGTGGTGGAGGGGCCGGTCCCTGGAGGGATCTGCTCCGCGATTGCAGAACGGTGAAGGGTTGGATGCGTGGGATCGGAAGCTCGCTGAAGGGGGAAGAGGGCGGGAGCCGGTGAACCAACCGGGGTGACACGCGGGTCCCGTCGTTTTAGCTGCAAAGGAGAAGGCCATGAAGCGACAGAGTTTTCTCACAGTGGCGATGGCGGGAGTGTTCATCGCGGTTGCGGTGAGCGGGTACGCAATGGACGCCGAGTACGTAAAAAAGGCGGCCGACACCAATCCGTTCTACGTCGGAGAAGGGCGGAGCGCCGCAGTCTCGTATGCGGGGGGAGAAGCCCCGCACATCGAGAAGCCGTGGGACAAAGGGGCCGTGGGCTACCACCCCCACAGAGAGGGATTGAGCGTCACGGTCTCGTATGCAGGGGGAGAAGCCCCACACATCGAGAAGCCGTGGGACAAAGGGGCCGTGGGCCACCACCGCCACAAATAGATCCGTTAGTCTGGACAGTCGAACGTACGCGGGTCGCGCCTAAGGCCCGCGGTCTGTCTTCGCTGGGTCAGTGGCCGAGTTGTTGAAGGAGCTTGGCCACCAGCGCGGTCCAGCCGGTTTGGTGGCTCGCGCCCAGGCCGGCGCCGTCGTCCCCGTGGAAGTACTCGTAAAACAGCACGAGGTCGCGCCAGTGGGGGTCGTGCTGAAACGTGGGGTTGTCTCCGTACACGGGGCGACGGCCGTCGGCGCCTCGCAAGAAGATCCGCGTGAGCCGCCGGGAGAGCTCCTCCCCGACCTCCCGCAGCGTCATTAACTTCCCGGAGCCCGAGGGGCACTCGACCGTGTACCCGTCGCCCAGAAAGTAGTGGAACTTCTGGAGCGACTCGATGAGCAGGAAGTTGACGGGGAACCAGACCGGGCCCCGCCAGTTCGAGTTGCCGCCGAACAGGCCGGAACGCGACTCGGCGGGCTCGTACGCGACGCGGTGTTCGGTCCCGTCGCACACCAGGGTGTAGGGACGGTCGCGATGGCACGCCGACAACGAGCGCACGCCGTAGGGCGAGAGAAATTCGCGTTCATCCAGCATGGTGCGCAGCACCGAGCCCAGGCGGTCCCGGTTGACCAGGGACAGGAAGCGGTGCACGTGTTCGTCGCCCACCGTGCGCGTTTCCACGTGGTTCGCCAGCTCGGGCCGGTGTTCGATGAACCATTGCAGGCGGCGCTTGAACCCGGGCACGCGGTCCACCGTGTCGGAGTCGAGCGTCTCCACCGCGAAGAGCGGGATCAAGCCGACCATGGAACGGACCTTCAGCGGGAACGGCTTGCGGTCGGGTTGTTGGAGCACGTCGTAATAGAACCGGTCCTCCGGGTCCCAGAGCCCGACGCCGGCCCCGCCGAGGTCGTTCATGGCCCGGCAGATGTACACGAAGTGTTCGAAGAACTTGGTGGCTACGTCTTCGTAGGCCGGATTCTCCCGGGAGAGCTCCAGCGCGATGACCAGCATGTTCAGGCAATACATGCCCATCCAGCTCGTGGCGTCCGACTGCTCGATGTGCCCGCCTCCCGGGAACGACACGCTGCGGTCGAACACGCCGATGTTGTCCAACCCCAAGAACCCGCCCTGGAACACGTTGCGGCCAGCCGCGTCTTTGCGATTGACCCACCACGTGAAATTGAGCAGGAGTTTATGAAAGACGCGTTCCAGAAAGCGGCGATCCGCCCGGCCCCAGTGCTTTTTCTCGATCTTGTAGACCCGCCAGGCGGCCCACGCGTGGACCGGGGGGTTGACGTCCCCTAAGGCGCCCTCGTAGGCCGGCAACTGCCCGTTGGGATGCATGTACCACTCGCGCAGAAACAGCAGGAGCTGGTCCTTGGCGAATTGCGGGTCCACGAGCGCGAGCGGGATGCAGTGGAACGCGAGGTCCCACGCCGCGTACCACGGGTATTCCCACTTGTCCGGCATGGAGATCACGTCCGCGTTGTGCAGGTGCATCCATTCGTGGTTGCGGCCGGACAGGCGCTCGGCCGGCGGATCCGGTCCGGCCGGATCGCCCCGGAGCCAGCGGCTGATGTCATAGTGGTAGAACTGTTTGCTCCACAACAGTCCTGCGAACGCCTGGCGCATCACGCTGCCGGCGTCCGCGGTGGCGTTGCCGGGGATGACCTCGGCGTAAAATTCATCGGCCTCCTTTCGACGCGTCTGCATGGTCTGGTCGAAGTTCGGCCCGAAGAGCGGCGCTCCGCCGTCGGGGTCTTGATCGGTCAGCCGAAGCCGGACCGTGGCGGACGCACCCGGTCCGAGCGCGAACGCATAGTGCGCCGAGGCCTTGGTCCCGACCGGACGCGGGTTGACCGCGTCGCCACGGCCCTGCACGATCGCGTCGTTGATACCGTCCTTCACGTAGAGCGAAAGATTCTCCACGCCGAACAGCCGGCGGTGGTTGGTGTTGTTCTCGGTGAACAACAGGTCGGGTTGGCCGTCGCACGCGAGCCACCGCCGACCGTAGTAGTGATGCTGAAGCGCAATGACGCGTGCGTTGGGCGGGCCGCCGACCCTGCGGAGGGCCGGGATCCTCGCGTCGAGCCCCCAGGCCCAGGTGTTGCGAAACCAGACGGTCGGCAAGAGGCGAAGCGGCGCGGCCTCGGGTCCGCGATTGACCACCGAGATCCGGATCAACACATCGTCGGGCGCGGCCTTGGCGTACTCGACGAAGACATCGAAGTACCGGTTCCCGTCGAACACGCCGGTCTCCAGCAATTCAAACTCGGGGTGGGTCCGCCCGCGGCGCTGATTCTCCGCCACCAAGCGGTCGTAGGGAAAAGCCGCCTGCGGGTACTTGTACAGCGTCCGCACGTAGGAGTGGGTCGGCGTCGAATCCAGATAGAAATAGTATTCCTTGACGTCTTCGCCGTGGTTGCCTTCGTGGCCGCTCAGACCAAAGAGCCGTTCCTTCAGGATGGGGTCGCGTTCGTTCCAGAGCGCCAGGGCGAAACAGATGTACTGGTGGCGGTCGCAGAAGCCGGCCAAACCGTCCTCGGTCCATCGAAAGGCGCGAGAGCGCGCGTGATCGTGCGGAAGATGCTCCCAGAACGATCCGTGGGGGCTGTAGTCCTCCCGCACCGTGCCCCAGGCGCGCTCCGCCAGATACGGCCCCCAGCGTTTCCAACTGGTCTTGCGGGCGGCATCGTCCGCCAGACGCCGAGCTTCGGCGCCGCGCGGGCCGTGGTCAGTCGTACGCGAGGCGCTCATCGCGAGGACCCGTGGGCGGCGCGTCGCCGGCCCGGGCGCGGTCCGCGCGGCGCCGATCGAGCACGCGGCGCGCGGACAGGAACACGCTGGAGAGCATCGGACGCGTGAGCCTGCCGGTTTGGGTGTTCTGGCGACTGGGGTGGTAGGACGCGATGAGCGTGACGCCGTCGGCCAGCGCGTAGGCGGCCCCGTGGCCAAAGGCGGGTCGCGGCTTCGGCGCTTCGAGCCCGGTCTCCGACCGCGCACCCAGGTACGCGTCGAACGCGAACTTCCCCAGCGCCACCACCACCGTCACGCGCCGCAGCAGCCCCAGCTCGCGGATCAGGTATTGACGGCAGGTCGCGAACTCCTTGGGGGTGGGCTTGTTCTCGGGCGGCGCGCAACGCACCGCTGCGGTGATATACGCGTCCTGCAAGCGCAGTCCGTCGTCACGGGATCGGGAGGTCGGCTGGTTGGCAAACCCCGCCCCGTGCAGCGCCCGCGCGAGCCAGTCGCCGCTGGAATCACCCGTGAACATGCGGCCGGTGCGGTTGCCCCCGTGCGCGGCCGGCGCCAACCCGATGATCAAAAGCCGCGCATCGGCCTCGCCGAAGCCCGGCAGCGGCCGGCCCCAATACTCGTCGTTGCAGAATTGGCGACGTTTCTCGCGCGCCACGCGCTCGCGGTGCGCCACGAGCCGGGGACACGCGGTGCAGCCGATGATGTCCCGTCGCAGAACGGTCCACATGGGAGCGGATTGTAACGCGCCGGATAATGTATCGTCTAGAAGTCTGGCTGCGTATGCGTGTGTGGCCCCTTGACTCTGGACCTAGGTCCAGGGTGTATAGTGCGCTCGATGAAACCTTCGACCATTGGGTGGCTCGCCAGAGAGGCGGGTGTCCGGGTGGACACGGTTCGCTATTACGAGCGCCGGGGCTTGATCCCGCCGCCCTCTCGGCGCGACTCGGGCTATCGGGAGTATACCGACGACGACCTCGCGCGGGTCCGGTTCATCCGGCGGGCCAAGGACCTGGGGTTTTCGCTGGCGGAGATTGCCGAGCTGTTGAATCTGCGGGTCGACCGCCGGAAGACCTGCGCGGACGTCAAGCGCGAAGCGGAGCGGAAGATGGCCGAGATCGATCAACGAATCGCCGAACTCGCGCGAATGCGCGGCGCCCTGAAGGGTCTGGCTGCAGCCTGTCGGGGACAGGGCCCCACGAACGAGTGCCCGATCCTCGACAACTTTGACCAAGCGCCTGGTAACCGGGGAAGGAGGCGGTGAAGCAGAGGGCAAGAGAGGACAGAGCGAACG
The genomic region above belongs to Nitrospirota bacterium and contains:
- a CDS encoding TolC family protein produces the protein MPILSRLVTRFILWAVLSLVVWGMPHPAHADDTLNRFLDQAMADNPAIVAARQRWEAVQAEVPQARALEDPTASLTLWSIPSNFDVSETDEVWYGLSQTFPFPGKRGFRGRAAEQMARAVEQDYLAVQRAVRAQVKQTWARLYRVQRQIAVHREHQALLNELIQSALQRYAVGQATQQESLKAQVELSTLHASLLTLEQEQQSLRIELNTLAGRPDDPLFFGTAQIDYQSVAAGLDALEARALDQRPELQAAGRMVARQEETVALARRAWWPDFMTEVSYWDVQDGPNRWMLTGKMTLPWVAAGKYRAKVAEEVAGRARAAAEVDAVRNDTVSRVRDAFLKLNTAQSLIELYRGGIIAQAEQGLESARIAYMTGRTDFLNVIDAERRLRDVRLAADVALADWAEQRAELERVVGLDLL
- a CDS encoding efflux RND transporter periplasmic adaptor subunit — its product is MDTMTARARRTISGTLLGFLGGVATALAVVAGWWLWSDRPLAASGDVERSGAMANMSDMEGMDMSGGSMAQAPVTLTPARRQSIGVKTGVVETRPFEKTVRAVGTVAYDERHVKQVNLRVAGWVTKLAANFTGQFVRAGEPLLTIYSPELAATQDEYRLALRTRARLGQSVMEPIRTGADEQVVAARSRLRLLNLSDEQIASLGEAAPSAETTLVAPLSGVITKKMALQGMYATPEMPLYEIADLSTVWVYADVYEQDLPLIALGQTAAVTLAAYPGEQFEGRVVFIDPALSPETRTTRVRTEFANPDLRLKPGMYGDVTIHVRKKPVLAVPREAVLDSGTKTLAFLDAGDGRFEPREIKTGRTFDGYTEVIEGLQAGDKVVTSGTFLIDSESRLMAATNMMGALGMGGIKMEQAQMGEMDMGGMPGMAGMEDMKGMEGMEGNDMKGMPGMPMGAAATPSAQTIGGVTLSLETDPAPAQKGDNTVRVTVRANNKPVTDAVVTVAYTMAMPGMEVETVKATHTKDGVYEAVVDLGMRGAWTIDATVARGNSKPVTAQFTVHAGK
- a CDS encoding CusA/CzcA family heavy metal efflux RND transporter encodes the protein MINRIIAWSAGNPFLLGLAAIGLSVWGAWAVVHTPVDALPDLSDVQVIIYTTWEGRSPNLVEDQITYPLVTSMLGAPHVRSVRGVSDFGFSYVYVIFEDRTDLYWARSRVLEYLSKISGRLPDGVTPILGPDATGVGWVYQYALVDTTGRHDLAELRSFQDWFLRYQLQAVPGVAEVASVGGFVKQYQIAVDPNKLLAYRMPLSRVIEAVRMSNNDVGGRAIEMAEREYMIRGRGYLQSIDDLALVALGADQSGTPILLRDVAAIALGPEMRRGVVELNGEGEVVGGVVVMRYGENALAVIDRVKAKLAQLAPAFPEGVEVATTYDRSDLIQRAIATLREKLLEVTVVVSLVCLVFLFHFRSALVAILTLPLALLLSFIAMQALGLTSNIMSLGGIAIAVGAMVDAAIVMIENAHRRLEHDELAATDARRRREIIIAAAKEVGCPLFFSLLIITVSFLPVFTLEAQEGRLFKPLAFTKTFAMFFASMLSITLVPLLMVAWIRGRITPAAKNPVNRALVAVYAPVARLALRHGAVVVVIAVVLVAAAVPIYRALGSEFMPPLNEGTILYMPTALPGISITKATQVLQQQDALLKTIPEVETVFGKIGRADTATDPAPLSMAETTITLKPESEWRPGMTWDGLIAEMDRLVRFPGMPNIWWMPIQTRTEMLATGVRSAVGVKILGRDLAEIDRVGQEIEGALADLPGTRSAFAERVTGGYYLDIGVDRGQAARYGLTVGDVEHVIEAAIGGVNVTTTVEGRERYPVNVRYPRGLREDPESLSRVLVPTPSGAAVPLGQLATIEATMGPSMVRDENGSLSGIVYVDVAGRDLAGYVKDAKQRVAERVTLPTGTSLVWAGSYEYLLRAQDRMKIVVPVTLLLVFVLLYLNFRSVAQTLIVLLSIPFAVVGSVLLLGLLHYNLSVAVWVGIIALAGVAAETGVVMLIYLDEAYQRWRREGRLRSRTDLLESVIEGAVLRVRPVVMTVSAIVFGLVPIMWSHGAGADVMKRIAAPMIGGMVTSTLLTLIVIPVIYLWWRGRSLEGSAPRLQNGEGLDAWDRKLAEGGRGREPVNQPG
- a CDS encoding glucosidase; this encodes MSASRTTDHGPRGAEARRLADDAARKTSWKRWGPYLAERAWGTVREDYSPHGSFWEHLPHDHARSRAFRWTEDGLAGFCDRHQYICFALALWNERDPILKERLFGLSGHEGNHGEDVKEYYFYLDSTPTHSYVRTLYKYPQAAFPYDRLVAENQRRGRTHPEFELLETGVFDGNRYFDVFVEYAKAAPDDVLIRISVVNRGPEAAPLRLLPTVWFRNTWAWGLDARIPALRRVGGPPNARVIALQHHYYGRRWLACDGQPDLLFTENNTNHRRLFGVENLSLYVKDGINDAIVQGRGDAVNPRPVGTKASAHYAFALGPGASATVRLRLTDQDPDGGAPLFGPNFDQTMQTRRKEADEFYAEVIPGNATADAGSVMRQAFAGLLWSKQFYHYDISRWLRGDPAGPDPPAERLSGRNHEWMHLHNADVISMPDKWEYPWYAAWDLAFHCIPLALVDPQFAKDQLLLFLREWYMHPNGQLPAYEGALGDVNPPVHAWAAWRVYKIEKKHWGRADRRFLERVFHKLLLNFTWWVNRKDAAGRNVFQGGFLGLDNIGVFDRSVSFPGGGHIEQSDATSWMGMYCLNMLVIALELSRENPAYEDVATKFFEHFVYICRAMNDLGGAGVGLWDPEDRFYYDVLQQPDRKPFPLKVRSMVGLIPLFAVETLDSDTVDRVPGFKRRLQWFIEHRPELANHVETRTVGDEHVHRFLSLVNRDRLGSVLRTMLDEREFLSPYGVRSLSACHRDRPYTLVCDGTEHRVAYEPAESRSGLFGGNSNWRGPVWFPVNFLLIESLQKFHYFLGDGYTVECPSGSGKLMTLREVGEELSRRLTRIFLRGADGRRPVYGDNPTFQHDPHWRDLVLFYEYFHGDDGAGLGASHQTGWTALVAKLLQQLGH
- a CDS encoding uracil-DNA glycosylase — its product is MWTVLRRDIIGCTACPRLVAHRERVAREKRRQFCNDEYWGRPLPGFGEADARLLIIGLAPAAHGGNRTGRMFTGDSSGDWLARALHGAGFANQPTSRSRDDGLRLQDAYITAAVRCAPPENKPTPKEFATCRQYLIRELGLLRRVTVVVALGKFAFDAYLGARSETGLEAPKPRPAFGHGAAYALADGVTLIASYHPSRQNTQTGRLTRPMLSSVFLSARRVLDRRRADRARAGDAPPTGPRDERLAYD
- a CDS encoding heavy metal-responsive transcriptional regulator, with protein sequence MKPSTIGWLAREAGVRVDTVRYYERRGLIPPPSRRDSGYREYTDDDLARVRFIRRAKDLGFSLAEIAELLNLRVDRRKTCADVKREAERKMAEIDQRIAELARMRGALKGLAAACRGQGPTNECPILDNFDQAPGNRGRRR